A genomic region of Dactylococcopsis salina PCC 8305 contains the following coding sequences:
- the rimO gene encoding 30S ribosomal protein S12 methylthiotransferase RimO, which yields MPEKPTIAISHLGCEKNRIDSEHMLGLLAQAGYQVDNNEELADYVIVNTCSFIEAAREESVRTLVELAEADQKILITGCLAQHFQEELLEEIPEALAVVGTGDYGKIVDVIERVETGERVKEISDEPTYIADETVPRYRTTSEAVAYLRVAEGCDYACAFCIIPHLRGKQRSRPIESIVKEAHSLAAQGVKEIVLISQITTNYGVDLYGEPKLAELLRALGEVDVPWVRMHYSYPTGLTPKVIKAIQETPNVLPYLDLPLQHSHPDILRAMNRPWQGRVNDGIIRRLREALPEAVLRTTFIVGFPGETEEHFQHLCDFVARHQFDLMGAFTFSPEVGTKAYDLPQQLSQEVMEERRDRLMALQQPIAARQNQACVGETVDVLIEQGKPSTGEFIGRSARFAPDVDGLVYLQGKAPLGSMVKAKITHADVYDLYGTIEA from the coding sequence ATGCCAGAAAAACCGACGATTGCGATTTCTCATCTAGGTTGTGAAAAAAACCGTATCGACTCTGAACATATGTTAGGCTTACTCGCTCAAGCGGGCTATCAGGTCGATAATAACGAAGAACTCGCCGATTATGTAATTGTAAACACCTGTAGTTTTATTGAAGCCGCGCGAGAAGAATCGGTGCGAACCTTAGTAGAACTCGCAGAAGCGGATCAGAAAATTCTGATTACGGGATGTTTAGCCCAACATTTCCAAGAAGAATTGTTAGAAGAAATTCCCGAAGCTCTCGCCGTTGTTGGAACAGGGGATTATGGGAAAATTGTTGATGTGATTGAGCGGGTGGAAACTGGAGAGCGTGTTAAGGAAATCAGCGATGAACCCACTTATATTGCTGACGAAACTGTTCCTCGTTATCGCACCACCAGCGAAGCAGTTGCTTATTTACGGGTAGCAGAAGGTTGTGATTATGCTTGTGCCTTTTGTATTATTCCCCATTTACGCGGTAAGCAACGATCGCGCCCCATTGAGTCAATTGTAAAGGAAGCGCACAGTTTAGCCGCTCAGGGAGTTAAAGAAATCGTCCTGATTTCACAGATTACCACCAACTACGGCGTTGATCTCTATGGTGAACCGAAACTAGCGGAATTATTACGAGCATTAGGAGAGGTGGATGTGCCTTGGGTGCGGATGCACTATTCTTATCCCACTGGACTCACACCAAAAGTGATCAAAGCGATTCAGGAAACACCAAACGTTCTTCCTTATCTGGATTTACCCCTACAACATTCCCATCCTGATATTTTACGAGCGATGAATCGTCCTTGGCAGGGAAGAGTGAATGATGGGATTATCCGTCGTTTAAGAGAAGCTCTCCCAGAAGCGGTTTTACGCACGACATTTATTGTTGGTTTTCCAGGGGAGACAGAAGAGCATTTTCAGCACTTATGCGATTTTGTGGCGCGTCATCAGTTCGATTTAATGGGCGCTTTTACCTTTTCTCCTGAAGTGGGAACAAAAGCCTATGATTTACCGCAGCAACTCTCGCAAGAAGTGATGGAAGAACGGCGCGATCGACTGATGGCGTTACAGCAACCGATCGCCGCGCGACAAAATCAGGCTTGTGTTGGGGAAACGGTTGATGTGTTGATTGAACAGGGAAAACCGAGTACAGGAGAATTTATTGGACGTTCGGCGCGGTTTGCTCCTGATGTGGATGGATTAGTGTATCTTCAGGGAAAAGCCCCATTAGGAAGCATGGTGAAAGCAAAAATCACTCACGCTGATGTTTATGATTTGTATGGGACAATTGAAGCCTAG
- a CDS encoding small RNA NsiR4-regulated ssr1528 family protein: MSQENTGADAIDRAIEQGIDLDGTPIPEPKLSLYNQVMSLEANRKRSGVQNTMRSRIVRIGAKHIPQDKLNQMLQDADFPPLKEKEITFYYNK; this comes from the coding sequence ATGTCTCAAGAAAATACTGGTGCTGATGCGATCGATCGCGCGATCGAGCAGGGAATTGATTTAGACGGAACTCCCATTCCCGAACCGAAACTGTCTCTCTACAACCAAGTAATGAGCCTAGAAGCCAACCGCAAACGAAGCGGGGTTCAAAACACCATGCGATCGCGCATCGTCCGTATTGGGGCAAAACACATTCCTCAAGATAAACTAAATCAAATGTTACAAGATGCCGATTTTCCCCCTCTCAAAGAGAAAGAAATCACTTTTTATTACAACAAATAA
- a CDS encoding universal stress protein: MSYSRILVALDRSAQGETVFKQAIAIAKPNQAQLLLFHTLIFDGRNLEAYSGIYGQNAMGISSSVEEHIQTQTQEIETWLQDCAEKAQAEGLAVEYDWRIGDPSSWIREMAKTWDADLVILGRRGRRGLAEVFLGSVSNHVVHYAPCSVLAK, from the coding sequence ATGAGTTATAGCAGAATTTTAGTTGCCCTCGATCGGTCAGCGCAAGGGGAGACAGTTTTTAAACAGGCGATCGCGATCGCTAAACCCAACCAAGCTCAACTCCTCTTATTCCATACTCTCATCTTTGACGGTCGGAATCTAGAAGCCTACAGTGGCATTTATGGACAAAATGCCATGGGAATTTCTTCTTCTGTGGAGGAACACATCCAAACCCAAACCCAAGAAATCGAAACTTGGTTACAAGATTGCGCTGAAAAAGCCCAAGCTGAAGGATTAGCAGTGGAATATGACTGGAGAATTGGCGATCCTAGTAGTTGGATTCGAGAAATGGCGAAAACTTGGGATGCGGATTTAGTGATTCTTGGTCGTCGGGGAAGAAGAGGATTAGCAGAAGTCTTTTTAGGAAGTGTGAGTAATCATGTGGTTCATTATGCTCCTTGTTCGGTTTTAGCAAAATAA
- a CDS encoding RNA-guided endonuclease InsQ/TnpB family protein, whose translation MRKAIKVRLYPNSSQQQSLAQSFGNCRWLWNFGLNLMNQTYKETGKGLSSYDIKKQIPDLKKEREWLKLTYSQCLQQVCINLNTAFTNFFQGRARYPKFKSKHGKQSIQYPQNVEVKEDCLKFPKLGEIKAVLHRPIKGSVKTVTISKNTCGEYYASILVEDGKEKPEPSSKGKAVGIDLGLNHYAITSDGDKFNNPRWMDKHEKNLKIKQQQLSRKQKGSSNRNKARHQVARVHKKVSNSREDFLHKLSRSLVDENQVICVENLAVKNMMKNHNLAKAISQVGWGQFCTMLKYKAEQDGKTYVEVDRFFPSSKTCNVCLNQVDSLPLDVRSWKCSNCGTEHDRDINAAKNIRDEGLRIIACGTRDDSLVRQG comes from the coding sequence ATGCGGAAAGCTATAAAAGTCAGATTATATCCTAATTCTAGCCAACAACAGTCACTAGCTCAATCTTTTGGGAACTGTCGTTGGTTGTGGAATTTTGGTTTGAACTTAATGAACCAGACATATAAAGAAACTGGCAAAGGGCTTTCCAGTTATGACATTAAAAAGCAAATCCCAGACTTGAAGAAAGAACGAGAATGGTTAAAACTTACTTATTCTCAATGTCTTCAACAAGTCTGTATAAACTTGAATACAGCTTTTACTAACTTTTTTCAAGGAAGAGCAAGATATCCCAAGTTTAAGTCGAAACATGGAAAACAATCTATTCAATATCCTCAAAATGTAGAGGTGAAAGAAGATTGCTTAAAGTTTCCTAAACTAGGAGAAATTAAGGCAGTCTTACATCGACCCATCAAAGGTTCGGTTAAGACTGTGACTATTAGCAAAAATACTTGTGGAGAGTATTATGCTTCTATTTTGGTTGAAGACGGAAAGGAAAAACCAGAACCTTCTTCAAAAGGAAAAGCGGTTGGAATTGACTTAGGGTTAAATCATTATGCTATCACTAGCGATGGTGATAAATTTAATAATCCTCGTTGGATGGATAAGCATGAGAAAAACCTTAAGATTAAACAACAGCAATTATCTCGGAAGCAGAAAGGCTCTAGTAACAGAAACAAAGCTCGTCATCAAGTAGCCAGAGTTCATAAAAAGGTTTCTAACAGCAGGGAAGATTTTCTACACAAACTAAGTCGTAGCTTAGTTGACGAAAACCAAGTCATTTGTGTAGAGAATCTAGCAGTTAAGAACATGATGAAGAACCATAATCTGGCTAAAGCCATTAGTCAAGTTGGTTGGGGACAGTTCTGTACTATGCTGAAGTACAAAGCTGAACAAGACGGTAAAACCTATGTTGAGGTTGACCGCTTTTTCCCTAGTTCAAAGACTTGCAACGTCTGCTTAAATCAAGTTGATAGTCTGCCACTAGATGTTCGCAGTTGGAAATGCTCAAACTGTGGAACAGAGCATGACAGAGATATCAACGCTGCTAAAAACATCAGAGACGAAGGATTACGAATTATTGCCTGTGGGACACGGGATGACAGCTTGGTTCGCCAAGGCTGA
- the def gene encoding peptide deformylase, with protein sequence MSSASTVAKKKQTPQNTLSLHYLGDRVLRQPTKRISKINQSVRDLAQEMVQTMYAEQGIGLAAPQVGVNKQMLVIDCDPNNTATPPLVLINPEIQTYSPELATGEEGCLSIPGVYLDVVRPEAVQVKFRDESGRPQKMKASGLLARVIQHELDHLHGVLFVDRVRNDLVLTEALNKQGFSAKAVQPIKS encoded by the coding sequence ATGAGTAGTGCGTCAACAGTAGCCAAGAAGAAACAAACCCCACAAAATACTTTATCTTTACATTATCTGGGCGATCGCGTTCTCCGTCAGCCCACCAAGCGCATTAGTAAAATTAATCAATCCGTCCGTGACCTTGCCCAAGAAATGGTGCAAACCATGTACGCTGAACAGGGAATTGGTCTAGCCGCGCCACAAGTCGGGGTCAATAAACAGATGCTGGTGATTGATTGCGATCCCAATAATACCGCAACGCCCCCTCTCGTTCTCATTAACCCAGAAATCCAAACTTACAGTCCAGAACTCGCCACAGGAGAAGAAGGTTGTCTCAGTATTCCTGGAGTTTACCTTGATGTGGTGCGTCCCGAAGCGGTACAAGTGAAGTTTAGAGACGAATCGGGTCGTCCGCAAAAAATGAAAGCCAGCGGACTACTCGCCAGAGTGATTCAACATGAATTAGATCATCTTCATGGGGTCTTATTTGTGGATCGGGTTCGGAATGATTTAGTCTTAACAGAGGCTCTCAATAAACAAGGCTTTTCCGCAAAAGCAGTGCAACCGATTAAATCTTAG
- the fba gene encoding class II fructose-bisphosphate aldolase (catalyzes the reversible aldol condensation of dihydroxyacetonephosphate and glyceraldehyde 3-phosphate in the Calvin cycle, glycolysis, and/or gluconeogenesis), whose product MALVPMRLLLDHAAENNYGLPAYNVNNLERLHAIMLAAAETNSPVILQSSLSARKYMGDAFLRHLVAAAVETYPHIPIALHQDHGNSPAACFSAIRNGFTSVMMDGSLEEDRKTPASFEYNVRVTAETAQVAHALGISVEGELGCLGSLETGQTDKEDGHGAEGTLSREQLLTDPDQAVEFVERTQVDALAVAIGTSHGAYKFTSQPTGEVLAISRIAEINRRLPNTHLVMHGSSSVPQELQDMINQYGGEIPATYGVPLDEIRKGIKNGVRKVNIDTDNRLAITAAIREAAAKDPSNFDPIHFFKPSIEYAKNICAERYEALGAAGNASKIKQVSIDVFAPKYISGELAANPKKAVTA is encoded by the coding sequence ATGGCACTTGTTCCCATGCGACTACTGCTGGATCATGCAGCAGAAAACAACTACGGCCTTCCCGCTTATAATGTCAACAATCTAGAACGTCTGCACGCGATTATGTTGGCAGCGGCGGAAACCAATAGCCCAGTGATCTTACAATCCTCTCTCAGTGCGCGAAAATATATGGGAGATGCTTTTTTACGTCACCTAGTGGCAGCCGCCGTAGAAACTTATCCCCATATTCCCATTGCCCTCCACCAAGATCACGGCAATAGTCCAGCGGCTTGCTTCTCGGCAATTCGGAATGGATTTACGAGTGTAATGATGGATGGCTCATTAGAGGAAGATCGGAAAACCCCCGCCAGTTTTGAATATAATGTTCGTGTTACCGCCGAAACCGCACAAGTCGCTCATGCTTTAGGGATAAGTGTAGAAGGGGAATTAGGCTGTTTAGGGTCTCTCGAAACGGGGCAGACGGACAAAGAAGATGGTCACGGTGCAGAGGGAACATTAAGTCGAGAGCAGTTATTAACTGATCCTGATCAGGCTGTAGAATTTGTGGAACGGACTCAAGTTGATGCTTTAGCCGTTGCCATTGGCACCAGTCACGGAGCATATAAATTTACCAGTCAGCCTACTGGAGAAGTCTTAGCCATCAGTCGCATTGCAGAGATTAATCGTCGCTTACCGAATACTCATTTAGTGATGCACGGTTCTTCCTCTGTTCCTCAAGAGTTGCAAGACATGATTAATCAATATGGGGGCGAAATTCCAGCGACTTACGGTGTTCCCCTTGATGAAATCCGAAAAGGAATTAAAAATGGTGTTCGTAAAGTCAACATTGATACGGATAACCGTTTAGCGATTACTGCCGCCATTCGGGAAGCGGCGGCAAAAGACCCCAGTAATTTTGACCCCATTCATTTCTTTAAGCCATCCATTGAATATGCAAAAAATATTTGTGCCGAACGTTATGAAGCGTTAGGGGCGGCTGGAAATGCTAGTAAAATTAAACAGGTGAGCATTGATGTCTTTGCTCCTAAATACATCAGTGGGGAATTAGCTGCTAATCCGAAAAAGGCAGTTACTGCTTAA